A genomic region of Pararge aegeria chromosome 11, ilParAegt1.1, whole genome shotgun sequence contains the following coding sequences:
- the LOC120627732 gene encoding protein dpy-30 homolog → MSTTSLEGSRGPREEQTPSKIPESVRKIISMEKENETNSNRKSRIDLNALPTRQYLDQTVVPILLQGLSAVAKERPPEPISFLAAYLLKNKSAYESNGANNNAPTNPQT, encoded by the exons ATGTCAACTACTTCTTTGGAAGGAAGCAGAGGTCCTAGAGAAGAACAAACGCCGTCCAAAATACCGGAATCAGTTAGG AAAATCATATCAATGGAGAAAGAAAATGAGACTAACTCTAATCGCAAATCCAGAATTGATCTCAATGCATTGCCAACACGACAATACCTAGACCAAACAGTGGTTCCAATATTGCTTCAAGGTTTGTCAGCAGTGGCCAAGGAACGGCCACCCGAACCTATCAGCTTTTTAGCagcttatttattgaaaaataaaagtgcATATGAAAGTAATGGAGCAAATAATAATGCTCCAACTAATCCACAAACAtag
- the LOC120627380 gene encoding radial spoke head 1 homolog, giving the protein MAEDKGEGPEDEDTIGIYFGGRSADGERHGEGWAVLPNGDYYQGCYCRGMRNGKGLYVFKNGARYEGEWRKAMKYGVGSMIYPDGSRYEGDWRHDLKHGFGAYYYPNGDIYEGAWFKGRRHGLGTYFFAEYQIKFMGTWVEGTIEGPGQIIYPRVRYHGSWLKGKPKGPGCFVFDTNCMQHGFFLLTKDPDFEEYGEGEEEKEDRDKIPKEDRMEEGEEEIEIDETLGKVAVWRARNVTAYMAEFLPPEPVPLPVHDSVPSLTDESIETDVLRLEPSTITAEEGDDENDSWLLHRQQFLEETAQTTTRAKEY; this is encoded by the exons atGGCTGAAGATAAAGGTGAAGGCCCTGAAGATGAGGACACGATTGGT ATTTACTTTGGCGGTCGCAGTGCTGATGGCGAGAGGCACGGTGAGGGCTGGGCAGTGCTGCCGAATGGAGACTATTACCAGGGCTGCTATTGCCGTGGCATGAGGAATGGAAAGGGCTTGTACGTTTTCAAAAACGGGGCGAGATACGAAG GTGAATGGCGTAAAGCGATGAAGTATGGGGTGGGGAGCATGATATACCCCGATGGCTCCCGCTACGAAGGGGACTGGAGGCATGACCTGAAGCATGGGTTCGGTGCCTACTACTACCCCAACGGAGATATTTATGAAGGCGCCTGGTTCAAGGGCAGACGACATGGTTTGGGGACGTATTTCTTCGCTGAATATCAG ATCAAGTTTATGGGGACTTGGGTAGAGGGTACAATTGAAGGGCCAGGCCAAATTATTTACCCACGAGTGCGATACCATGGATCATGGTTAAAAGGGAAGCCGAAGGGACCTGGCTGCTTCGTGTTTGACACAAACTGTATGCAGCACGGCTTTTTTCTGCTGACGAAAGATCCGGACTTTGAGGAATACGGGGAAGGCGAGGAAGAGAAGGAAGATAGAGATAAGATTCCCAAGGAGGATAGAATGGAGGAAGGAGAAGAGGAAATTGAGATTGATGAAACTCTGG GTAAAGTAGCAGTGTGGCGAGCTCGTAATGTAACGGCGTATATGGCGGAGTTCCTGCCTCCGGAACCAGTACCCCTGCCAGTTCACGACTCGGTTCCATCTCTCACCGACGAGAGCATCGAGACGGATGTGCTGCGATTGGAGCCGTCTACAATCACGGCGGAAGAGGGTGACGACGAGAACGACTCCTGGCTGCTGCATCGCCAGCAGTTCCTAGAGGAAACCGCACAGACTACCACCCGGGCAAAAGAATATTAG
- the LOC120627753 gene encoding coiled-coil domain-containing protein 85C-B, with protein sequence MIRELVSTTMSIRQNSGEFTKHKQQQLGKQGPEPVNFPPRYHPPPPAAAGSKLATTDASAKEFKPPNAVKHNIDHTKLQYPAGIQSSMPVLYPSGSYPQVKYLQGYPIGYPVPAAALRALRPPGEIITKAIVHEPVETTARARSADDTQRVQRNLEEEQIHRRSADMLKFTKRIESDGSRQPTDQRRQIQTLLDEIKALKEANRRLSEDNQELRDLCCFLDDDRQKGRKLAREWQRFGRYTASVMRQEVSAYQSKLRELDDKQQELIRDNLELKELCLYLDEERERSTCLNCGRTAGRERDDGDGSSSGTNAEEIARPPVSTVSMTHPQLAERTVQYVRDLEQKVRRLEAEKGVGSGHNERPEAVVRALQVLEVRERVERERRRPAPDLDSGEQALVREMCNVVWGKLEEAPPQAPPR encoded by the coding sequence ATGATTCGCGAATTGGTGTCAACGACAATGTCAATCAGGCAAAATTCAGGCGAATTCACTAaacacaaacaacaacaactaGGTAAACAGGGCCCGGAACCGGTCAACTTTCCACCGCGCTATCATCCGCCGCCACCTGCCGCTGCGGGCTCGAAACTAGCCACTACAGACGCATCCGCTAAAGAGTTTAAACCTCCGAACGCTGTAAAACATAATATAGACCACACAAAATTACAATATCCAGCGGGCATTCAAAGTTCTATGCCTGTACTATATCCTAGTGGCTCTTATCCGCAAGTGAAATATCTCCAGGGTTACCCAATTGGATACCCTGTGCCGGCGGCTGCCCTCCGCGCTTTAAGACCTCCAGGTGAGATTATAACGAAAGCAATTGTTCACGAGCCCGTGGAGACAACGGCACGGGCGAGAAGCGCCGACGACACGCAACGTGTGCAACGTAATTTAGAAGAAGAGCAAATTCATAGGCGATCTGCTGACATGCTCAAGTTCACAAAGCGTATTGAATCGGATGGCTCCAGGCAACCAACTGACCAAAGGCGGCAAATTCAAACACTATTAGATGAAATAAAAGCATTAAAGGAGGCCAATCGACGTTTAAGTGAAGATAACCAAGAACTTCGTGACCTGTGCTGTTTTTTGGATGACGATCGACAAAAAGGAAGGAAGTTGGCGCGGGAATGGCAAAGATTTGGTCGGTATACAGCTTCTGTTATGCGACAAGAGGTATCAGCGTACCAGAGTAAATTGCGGGAGTTAGATGACAAACAGCAGGAGCTAATTAGAGATAATTTAGAATTAAAAGAATTGTGCCTTTATCTCGACGAAGAACGTGAGAGAAGTACGTGTCTTAACTGTGGAAGAACTGCTGGGAGAGAAAGAGACGACGGTGATGGCAGCAGTAGTGGCACAAATGCCGAGGAGATAGCGCGACCCCCTGTTTCTACGGTGTCTATGACACATCCGCAACTGGCAGAGCGTACAGTTCAGTATGTTCGAGATTTGGAGCAAAAAGTAAGACGTTTAGAGGCAGAAAAGGGTGTGGGAAGTGGACATAATGAAAGACCGGAAGCCGTTGTTCGTGCTCTTCAAGTATTAGAAGTAAGAGAAAGAGTAGAAAGAGAAAGAAGAAGGCCAGCACCAGATTTAGACTCTGGTGAACAGGCACTAGTGCGAGAAATGTGTAACGTAGTTTGGGGTAAATTAGAAGAGGCTCCACCCCAAGCCCCGCCACGTTGA